The genomic window gaccctctctgaccctccccatgaCACCGTGGGTCAGTCAGGACTCCGCCGCTTGCTGGTGACAAACAGCACAAACCGGGAAAACCAAAAAAGGCCACTTACTGAAAAGTAAGTGGGCTGAAAACCCCGGAAGAAAGGGAATTTCAGCCATGTCTGGATCCTGAGCATTAGACGACTTATAAAGTTCTCTTCATCCCATGTCTTGgctttgcttaaaattttttttttaatgcttacttatttctgagacagagagagagcatgagtggaggaggggcagagagagccgtcagcccagaggccgacgcgggctcgaactcacaaaccgtgagattgtgacccgagccgaagtcggccgctcaaccaactgagccacccaggcgccccttggctttGCTTTAAACTGTGGGGAAAGCCGACCGTTTGGGGTTTCAAGGAACAAACACTCGATCCACACAGTAGCTTAGGCAAATAGGCACTGCTCTTTGTACCAGAAAGGCAGCTGCAGGCTCTAGTTTAACAGCTCGAGTGACATCAAGGCCAGCTTTTGCAATTCTCTTGGACTTCCTCCATGGAAGCCCAGTGGCTGCCCCGGGTCCAAGCACGTGTGTGAGCTCCAGGCAGGAGGAAGACGAGAAAGGAAGCGCCGAGCGCCGgttaaaagaaacaggaaaaccaAAAGCCTTCACAATTGATTCAAAACATATGGAAGGGGGCCCGGGTAGCAATACATTGTTTAAAGCTCCCCTGGGAGTTATAAAACCCGAGGTGAGAAACACCACCTACGTCATTATCCATCTTCTACGGCTGGGCAGATGAGGCCCTCACAACCCTGCAGTTCTGCAAGGGATAGGGAACGGATTAGGATAAGGCAACTAGGGTCTACACAGCTTCCTTCTCGAGGGGGCTCCCTCCTTGTGGTGGCAGAGATGGCTGTCCCCAGCTCAGGGCCACATCTCACAAGCTTAGCAAATCCCAGTGTGAAAAGAGTCCTTGTGCCAAAGAGCTCCAGCAAAAACCTCGTGGAAGATTTCCATTGGCCGGGCCTGATTCACATGCCCATCTCTGAACCAATCACAGTGGTTAGAAAGCACTGTCATCCTATTGGCTAGGTCAGGTCACAGACCACCCCTAGGGCTTGGACAGAGTTAGTCCCACCCACGGGCACTAAGGGAGGAAGTGGGTTTCTCTAAAGGAAATTTGGGTGTGGAACCCAACATAAGGGAAATGGGATGCTGGGCAGGCAAAAGTAACAGACATCTGCACAAATCCTCTCCAAGATGACCtttgcctccacccccacccccgaatcAGAGTTTCCTGGTCACAGGACACAACTCCAGCCAGGTCCTGGTGTTGAGGACAGGAGCTTCACCAGGAGAAGTCTGCACCTACCAGATCCAGAAGCTTCCTGGAGGTAAGGAGCCTACTCCTGAGTTTCCAGTCCACAGCAAATTTGGTGAGCTTTGCTTCCAAAATAATCTCCCAAATCCTATTTGGTGGCATAAGTGGGATGCAAGCctaaagacacaggaaaagatgggGACTTCAAGGGGTAGAAATTTCCCTGTTTTGAAGGGCTGTTGGGGGACTGCAGaactgaggaagagagagtcCCAGGGAAGATGAGGCTGCCACCCTTCAACTTTTCTTCCTTGCCCTTTGTTGCCCCCAACCCTCAGGTGTTTCTCTGGAATACTCTAACCTCTGTATGCCGGACCTGCCCCATCTCCTGGCTTTCCTATCAGCCAGCAGGTACAGCTTACCCGTCAAAAGGGCTAAGGGGGATCCATCTCTAAGGCATCCCACCCACTGCAGCTCCCCATTATCTTTTCTCAGGGATGTTTTACCCAGAACACTGCTCTTGCCCCCTCCCACTCTAAGGCCAGGAGACCAACAAACAGGTGAGAGGCCACCTCCCAGGCTCCTTGGTCCAGAAGGATGGCACTTCAGGAACCAGACTTCTATGTTTGAGGGAAGATAGAATGGGGGTCTGAGAGAGCTGTGGGAGGCTCGACTCCTGGGCCTGAGTGACAAGGGACCAGGGACGAAGCCTCAGCTCCTTCAGTAATGAGGCTGGGAATTAATTCTCCTGGTACCCTGAAGGAACCAGGGCTGGCACCTGGGACATCTGGGACACCTCGGTTGTGCTGGCTCCCAGGTCTTCCACAGACCGGCGGCGTCCAACTCAACATCTCGGAGAAGGTGCTCTCGGTGGTGAACAAGCTGTACCTGGAGACCCACGGAGGGTGGGGTTTGGAGCAGATCACCGCAGAGACACCTTCAGGGACTGCAGAAAGACACAGTTCAGGTTAGCTGGGtggggcagggccctgggcccTTGGAGGATGAGGGAGCTATTGCCGCTGTTCTGCGGGACCCGACCCTCTCCTCACATCCAGCCCCCAGGAACCCTGCCCCTCACCGGGTCTCCTGGGTCGAAGGCCCGCTCAGCCCAGAAGGATACCATCCTGGGCCAACCCTAGCCAGCCtggtggaggagaaagagaaggaggacgaggacgaggacgaggacagctacaaagatgaagagaaaggacCTGACGATGTTCTCACCCATCACATCCAGGCTCTGGCCAGGGCCCGGAGCAACTACGTGGGCAGGCAGTTCCAGGGCCTTCGAGCCCGCCTCACCTCAAATGCTGGAGGCCCCCACAGCCCCGGGGACCCAGCCACAGAGCTGCTTCAGGATGTGCGGCACCTCCTTACCGACCTCCAGGATCGATTGTCAAAGGACCCCGACGTCAGGGCTGTCTTTGGGAGCCGGGGGCCTGGGGTCCCCCAGAAGGAGGAGGATCTTGGTAATAAGGAGGACTGGGAGGGAATTTATGGCCAATGCCCCGACGCACTCGGGTTCTCGTTTGCCATCTCCGGGCCCTACGTGTGTGTTTCACACCCAACGTCTTTCTCTCCATCCGTGTGCACCTGTGTGCTTTTCCACTCACGCGCTTTTCCCTCCCTACGGGAACATCTCTCACGTGGGCGACAGCCATACTccacacccaggctcccccttgcACACGTGTTCCCACCCATGTCTACACTTGTGGGCGTCCAGCAgccagggagggctggggggggcggggcgcggagGGTACGGTCAAGTGGAGCGAGAGGGTGGACGTGGGTCAGCCTGGCGGCCCTTCGCTCACCGACCTCAACCCCTCACAGGCGTCGCGTTGGAGGCCGCCCTGTGCCGGGCGGTGCTGGAGCCCCTGAAGCCCGCCCTGTGGACGCGACTCCGGACGCTGCGAGCCCGGGAGCTGCGGCGACTGCGGCAGCGACAGACAGCCctgcgggagggggcggggcctgaggggcggggccccgcccccgccctgcggAGCCGCATCCACGCGCGCCTGGAGCACCTCCACGCCGCCTGCGCCCCACGCCGCAAGGTGGCGCTGCTGCTGGAGGTGTGCAGTGACGTTTACGCGGGCCTGGCTCAGGGCAAGGACCAAGGTAAAGAAGGTTTACCCGCGTCTACCCGGATGTGCGGTGGCTGGAGGATCGGGGAGGCGCGGTGGGAGGCGCCAGTGTGCCCGTCGAGGGGAGAGGGTGACCCGCTCTAGCAGGGGGCGCCTACGCGGGCCTGGGGATCCGCCGAGAGGCGTTTGCCGGCCCGGCGAGGTGGAAGGGCAGCCCGCCCTCGTGTTCTGGGGATCGGACGGAGGGGTCTGCACGCCCGCCATCCACCTCGGAGCCCGTCCTGCTCCGCCAGAGCCCCTGGGGGCCGACGCCTTCCTGCCCGCGCTGACGGAAGAACTGATCTGGAGTCCGCACATTGGGGAGACGCAGCTGGACGTGGAGTTTCTCATGGAGCTCTTGGATCCGGACGAGCTGCGGGGAGAAGGTGAGCCCCCACCCCGGAACGCCGGGACCCCACAGGGGGCGCCCTGGGGCCAAACAGCCTCGCCCTGCAGCAAGGGTTAAACTGCAGGGGGACCTCGGGCCACCAGCGTAGCCCCAGAGCTGCGCTGAccaccccttcctgcccctaGCCGGGTACTACCTGACCACGTGGTTTGGGGCGCTGCACCACATTGCTCACTACCAGCCCGACGTGGGCCGCGCTCCCCAGGGGCTCAGCTCTGAGGCCCGCGCCTCCCTGCGCCAGTGGCACAGCCGGCGAACACTGCACAGACAGGACAGACGGGACCGCGGAGCCCAGGTGATCGCCCCTCCGGACTGCGGGTGGAGGGGACCGCTGGACCCACTGCCCTTCTGACCCAggctcctgcctctccccacaggTCCAACTGCCCTTTGAGGAGCCGTGGGCAAGAGACACTGTGCCCAGAGACGGACTATGATAAGGGGTCCCACATCCTCCTGTTCCTCAGGCAAGATTCCGGAGGCGCCAGGACAGCACCGACTTCTGACCCCTGTTGGTTTAGGTGCCAGGAGGCGGCGAGGTTCCCCGGAACAGAcccacctctgggcctttgcattGGCTACTCCATTCTCTAGTATTTATATCGCTCCGTCCCTCCGTTCCTTCGGGTCTTTAGGTGGCTGTCACCTTCTCGGGGAGGCTCTCCCAGACACCCTGTGTAAAACTGTACCTCCTCTGGCTTGACCCTCCCTGCggcaggcagaataatgccccccccccaagacaTCCACCTCCTGATCCCccaaatctgtgaatatgttaccttacatggtcAAAGGGACCTGACATATGTGACCAAATGAATGATCTTGAcatggggagattattctggatcaTCCTGGTGGACCGGTAACATCACAGGAGTCCTCttaggagggaggtgggaggctcagagtcagagaaggagatgtgattttgtaagcagaggtcagagtgatgtgGCCAGGAGCCAAAGACTtgtctagaagctgaaaaagacgGGGAATGGATTTCCCCCTGGAACCTCCAGAAAGAATTCGGCCTTTGATTTAGGCCCTAAGACCcgttttggacttctgacctttagaactgcaagataatacatttgtggttttttgagccactacatttgtggtaatttgttacagcagcaacaggaagctGATATACTCTCTTACCccgatctttattttttttccatagaaatgATCACTTCCTAACATACCAtgaaatgtacatatttattgtGTTAATTGTCCCTAGGCTCCCGTCCCTTAGAACAGCACAGCACCATCCAAGAGAAATACAATGCAAGCTAGATAAGCAATTCTAAATATTCTAGTAGCTacattacagaaaagtaaaaactcaagtgaaattaactttaataacCTATTGGATTTAACTCAGTGTATCCCAAAGGTTCTCACTCGTAACATGTGATCAATATCCaaaaattaggggctcctggctggctcagtcagaggagcgtgtgactcttgatctcagggttgtgggctcgagccccacgttaggtgtagagattacttaaaaattaaaataatatatcgggatgcctgggtgactcagtcggttaaacgtccacctttggctcaggtcacgatctcaccgtccatgagtttgagccccga from Panthera tigris isolate Pti1 chromosome E2, P.tigris_Pti1_mat1.1, whole genome shotgun sequence includes these protein-coding regions:
- the RINL gene encoding ras and Rab interactor-like protein isoform X1, whose amino-acid sequence is MAQPEDKASAGLIDGERMVPPQVNGAGEAPLGVLGTPEPLLRLQRTRGVWQIPELATQDAGALLELWPPGSFLVTGHNSSQVLVLRTGASPGEVCTYQIQKLPGGVSLEYSNLCMPDLPHLLAFLSASRDVLPRTLLLPPPTLRPGDQQTGLPQTGGVQLNISEKVLSVVNKLYLETHGGWGLEQITAETPSGTAERHSSAPRNPAPHRVSWVEGPLSPEGYHPGPTLASLVEEKEKEDEDEDEDSYKDEEKGPDDVLTHHIQALARARSNYVGRQFQGLRARLTSNAGGPHSPGDPATELLQDVRHLLTDLQDRLSKDPDVRAVFGSRGPGVPQKEEDLGVALEAALCRAVLEPLKPALWTRLRTLRARELRRLRQRQTALREGAGPEGRGPAPALRSRIHARLEHLHAACAPRRKVALLLEVCSDVYAGLAQGKDQEPLGADAFLPALTEELIWSPHIGETQLDVEFLMELLDPDELRGEAGYYLTTWFGALHHIAHYQPDVGRAPQGLSSEARASLRQWHSRRTLHRQDRRDRGAQVQLPFEEPWARDTVPRDGL
- the RINL gene encoding ras and Rab interactor-like protein isoform X2, giving the protein MVPPQVNGAGEAPLGVLGTPEPLLRLQRTRGVWQIPELATQDAGALLELWPPGSFLVTGHNSSQVLVLRTGASPGEVCTYQIQKLPGGVSLEYSNLCMPDLPHLLAFLSASRDVLPRTLLLPPPTLRPGDQQTGLPQTGGVQLNISEKVLSVVNKLYLETHGGWGLEQITAETPSGTAERHSSAPRNPAPHRVSWVEGPLSPEGYHPGPTLASLVEEKEKEDEDEDEDSYKDEEKGPDDVLTHHIQALARARSNYVGRQFQGLRARLTSNAGGPHSPGDPATELLQDVRHLLTDLQDRLSKDPDVRAVFGSRGPGVPQKEEDLGVALEAALCRAVLEPLKPALWTRLRTLRARELRRLRQRQTALREGAGPEGRGPAPALRSRIHARLEHLHAACAPRRKVALLLEVCSDVYAGLAQGKDQEPLGADAFLPALTEELIWSPHIGETQLDVEFLMELLDPDELRGEAGYYLTTWFGALHHIAHYQPDVGRAPQGLSSEARASLRQWHSRRTLHRQDRRDRGAQVQLPFEEPWARDTVPRDGL